TCTGATCACACAGGCGTCAACCTGATGCAGATGTATGTGGATCTGGCTTATTCATTCAAACTGGGTGAAAAACACAGTTTGGGTATTTCGGCTTTGCTGGGAGCGCAATCATTTGAAGCTAAAGGTTTGGCTTCTTTCGCCCCCTTCTCAACAGATGCTGCTAAACTGAGTGGAAACGGAACAGACTATTCGGCCGGCGTTGGTTTCAAAGTTGGTTATATGGGTGAGTTGTTCAACGGTTTCTGGTTGGGCGCCAAGTACCAGTCAAAAATCTATATGGGAGCATTCAAAGATTATGCTGGCCTGTTTGCTGAGCAGGGAAAATTTGAAATTCCCTCGAACTGGAGCGTAGGTGTTGCCTACCATCTTTGCAGTGATTTTACTGTATTGGCTGATGTAAAACAAATCAATTACACCAGCTCAAAATCAGTTTCCAACCCGATGATGACCGCTACTGGAATGAATCCACTGGGATCAGACAACGGTGCCGGCTTTGGCTGGAAAGATATGACCATCTACAAAGTTGGTTTCAATTACACAGGTATTGACACCTGGACTTTGCGTGCAGGTTATTCATACGGAAAACAACCGATTCCTGCCAGCGAAGTCATGTTCAACATCCTGGCCCCGGCTGTTAACGAAAGTCATATTGCACTTGGATTTTCCAAGAAAATCAACGAGAAAGGTAATGCTCTGAATTTCGCCTTCAATTACGCATTGAATAATAAAGTTTCTGGTCCGAACCCTATGGAAGTTCCGGGTCAGCAGACAATCGAATTAGAGATGAATCAACTCTATTTCGAAATCGGTTTTACCTTTTAATGCCTACTTAACTACAGTAACAATCGCGGATTAGACACCGCATTAAAAACCCCGGATTGCTGCACCTACGTAATCCGGGGTTTATTTTTCTAGTCAGGATATCTTACTCACCGCTGGATTGAGAATGATGTTTCCTTCCCCACAGTCCTTCCATTTCCTCCAGTGTTCTTCCTTTGGTTTCCGGAACGACTTTCCACATAAACACTGCGGCCAAAATTCCCATGATTCCGTAAATCCAATAGGCGAATCCGTGGTGGAACGTATTGGTTAGTGCAGTCGAATCATTCATAATCGGAAAAGTCCACGATACAATGAGGTTTGCCACCCATTGTGCCGCTACTGCTATGGACATCGCACCACGAATGGAGTTGGGAAAAATCTCTGCCAACATTACCCAGGCAACTGGTCCCCACGAAACGGCAAATGATGCGGTGTAGAGCAACATGAATATCAGCGCTGCAATTCCCACGTTACCGATATAAAACATCAAACCTAATGCGAGCATCGAGAAGGCCATTCCAACGGCACCGATAATCATCAACGGTTTACGTCCCAGTTTGTCAACCGTTAAAATTGCTACTACCGTAAAAGTCAAATTAACGGCCCCAACAATAATGGTTTGCAACAGCGATGTATCGGTTCCCGAGCCCATGTTCCGGAAAATCTCCGGTGCATAGTAAAGAACCACGTTGATGCCGACGAACTGCTGGAAAATGGAGATAAACACACCGATGATAATCACCAAGCCTCCAAAAGAGAGCCAGGGTGCTTTTCGTTCAACCAGTGTCTTCTTAATATCTTGCAAAACAGACTTTGACTGACTCACTCCCACCAGTCGATTCAATACCTTTTCCGCCTGAGCATCCTTGTCCGCCATCACCAGGTAGCGTGGCGATTCCGGAACGATAAACAAAAGGAAGAAGAATAATCCTGCCGGGATGGTTTCAGAAGCAAACATCCATCGCCACCCGATGGTATCGAGCCAGGTATCGTTTCCCTGACTGGCAATGGCGTAATTCACAAAATAAACTACCAACATTCCGAAAATGATAGCAAACTGGTTCCATGATACTAACTTTCCGCGAATGCCAGCCGGAGCAATCTCGGCAATGTACATCGGCACAATCATCGATGCCAGACCAACGCCGATACCGCCCACGACGCGATAGAAGATAAACGAACTCACCAGTTCAAAACCCAGGAAGTTCATCTTATCAGGAATCGCAGAGCCGATAGCAGACAAAGTAAACAGGAAAGCTGCCAGCATCATTCCGTTGCGACGGCCAAGCGTTTGACTGATGTAGCCTCCCAGCGATCCACCTATGATACAGCCCACCAGCGCACTGGAAATCGTAAAGCCGTTAATAGCGTTTGCCATTCCCTCCGTCAGCTCGTTGGGTTGTGCCCAAAAACGGAAATACCAAATCAGGATAGCAACAATGGCTAATACAGCCATGTAAATTCCTCCCTTTTTGCTTCCGTAAAGCTTCACCAGGAAACTGCCCAGTAGCACCGCAACGATAACCAGACATAGCGAAACGATAAATTTGTATTCCAGAATCACTTGTGCGGCAAGAGCCGGATCTGAATATAAAGGAGTGATAAAAAAGCTCTTGAGTGCTCCGGTTGCCCCGGAAATAACAGCCGTGTCATATCCAAATAACAGCCCTCCAAGTGTGGCAACCAGGGTGAGTGCAAAAATATATGTCGCACTTCCTTTATTACTTTTCATACGTTGAATAATTATTGGTTTAGATTCTCTCTAATGTCTCAGTCTACAGAGATTCCGGCGGTTGGTGCCACAACTCTGCTTCAACCCGACATTTCTGTTTACACCGAAAGTGTTGGCAGTATTAAACCTGAAAACCTGTTTCCAATGAGACCTCTTCATTCCTCTCCTCCTGTCCGGGAAAGGAAGAAGAGAATCTCAATACTTTGGAAAACAGGAACAGTCCAAATTATATGCTGATTAAATGTACCAGTTGATCATCTGCTCAAATAGCTCTTGCTTGCCGCTGATTTGCTCGGGTTCGCCCACTTCACTGGCGACTTCACGCAACTGTTCGAGGGTTAGTTTACCAGCCTCGAATTCGGCTCCTTTACCGCTATCGAATGAAGCATAACGTTGTTTACGACGCTCCAGATAATCGCTTTCGTTCAGAATTTTATCCGCGATAATCAGACCACGGGCAAAAGTGTCCATACCGGAAACGTGAGCAATGAAGATGTCTTCCAGGTCGGTAGAATTACGACGCAGTTTTGCATCGAAGTTGATACCACCGTTGGTAAATCCACCTGCCTGAATAATTTCCATCATGGCTTCGGTTACCTCGTAAATGTTGGTTGGAAATTCATCGGTATCCCAGCCGTTCTGGTAATCACCTTTGTTAGCATCGATAGATCCCAGCATGTTGGCATCGGCAGCCATTCTTAACTCGTGTGTAAATGAATGACCAGCCAGCGTAGCATGGTTTACCTCGATATTAAGTTTGAAGTCTTTATCAAGATTGTGCTGACGCAGGAATCCGATAACCGTTTGCGAATCGTAGTCGTACTGATGCTTGGTCGGTTCCATCGGCTTGGGCTCAATCAGGAAGGTACCTTCAAAGCCATTCTTGCGGGCATAATCACGAGCCATCGTGAGAAATTGTCCTAAATGATCCAGTTCGCGGCGGGTATCCGTATTGTGGAGACTCATATAACCTTCGCGTCCGCCCCAGAATACATAGTTGGTTCCACCCAATTCGATGGTCGCATCAATTGCATTCTTAATCTGTGTTGCCACATTTGTCAATACATTGAAATCCGGGTTTGTGGCTGCACCATTCATGTAACGTGGGTTGCTGAATACGTTGGCAGTACCCCAAAGCAGCTTAACACCAGAAGCTTCCTGCTTGGCTTTCATTTCCGGAAGCAGCTGCGCCAGTCGTTTTTCAATTTCGAAAACAGAACCGTCCCCTACCAGGTCGGTATCGTGAAAGCAGTAAAACGGGGCATTTATTTTGGTAATAAACTCAAATGCTGCATCCAGTTTTTCGCGGGCCACATCCATTGGGTTCTGCGCGGTTGCCCATGGGAAAACTTTCGTTCCGGGACCGAATGGATCACCACCTTCGCCGCAGAACGTGTGCCAGTAAGCAACAGCAAAACGCAAGTGCTCTTTCAGTGTTTTTCCGGCTACGACACGATTCTCATCATACCATTTAAATGCCAGCGGATTACGTGAATCCGGTCCTTCAAATTTAACCTGCCCGATTTCGGGAAAATAAGCTTTCTTTCCTTTTAAAATTTCCATGATTATTTGATTAAAGGTCTGTAAACGTTATATAATTGAATTGCTTTAAATAAATCGATTCAGTGTATCTAACCATTTTTGATAGGCCGCTTCCGTTGCTTCGACTTTGCTCTGGTCCGGCTCAACTACTTCCAACCTTTTCAACCCGCTGAAAGCTTCTTCAAAACCGGAATAGTAACCGGCCCCGATGCCCGCTCCACGCGCAGCCCCAACTGAGCCATCGGTATTGTACAACTCGATGGTAGCACCGGAGATATTGGCCAGTGTTTCACGGAAGACCGGACTGAGGAACATGTTGGCTTTACCGGCCCGAATGACTTTCGCATCAATGCCCATCTCTTTCATGATGTCCATTCCGTATCGGAAAGAGAATACGATGCCTTCCTGCGCTGCACGGAACAGGTGCCTGCGATCGTGGATATTGAAATTCAGTCCGCTGATTTGTGCTCCGATTTCTTTGTTTTCCAGCACGCGTTCAGCTCCGTTTCCAAAAGGAAGAACAGAAACACCGTCGGAACCAACCGGAACCTGCGCCGCCAAATCATTCATTTCAGGATACGATAAGGTTTCATTCCCCACATGGCGGTTCAACCAAGAATTAAGGATACCGGTACCGTTGATGCAAAGGAGTACTCCCAGGCGGTTAGCTGTTTCCGAATGGTTCACGTGTGCAAAGCTATTCACACGCGAAAGCGGATCATATTTCACCGTATCGCTCACGCCGTACACAACCCCCGATGTTCCGGCTGTCGTAGCGATTTCCCCAGGCTGCAACACATTTAGCGAAAGCGCATTGTTAGGCTGATCGCCGGCACGATATGCTACGGGAATACCGGCCTTGATGCCCAACTCTTTTGCGGCTTTATCGGTCACCAATCCCTGAATACCGAATGTGGGAACCAATTCAGCTGCCAGATTATCCTGAAAACCAAATTCCTTCATCAGCATTTCCGAAAGCCCGTTTTCACGGAAGTTCCAGAAAATTCCTTCCGACAGGCCGGAAATCGTTGTTCTTACTTCCCCGGTCATTTTCATACCAATGTAATCACCGGGCAGCATAAACTTATCGATGCGACCGAACAGTTCCGGTTCGTTCTCCTTCACCCACTTTAGCTTGGCAGCCGTAAAGTTTCCGGGGGAGTTCAGCAAATCGGCCAAGCAACGCTCTTCACCGAGCTTCTCAAACGCATTCTGCCCAATTTCCGAAGCCCGGCTGTCGCACCAAATAATAGAAGGCCGTAATACTTCCTGATGCTTATCTACCAATACCAGGCCGTGCATCTGGTAGGAAATCCCGATAGCACCAATGGCGTTGGCAGACACATTACCAACTTGCATCGCTTCCTGTGTTGCCAGTTTCAGATTCTCCCACCAACCCGATGGCTCTTGTTCGGCCCATCCCGCCTGCTTAGCGGTAATAGCCATTTCCTTTTTCGGATAAAAAGCCGAACTGACGATTTCGCCGGTTTCTCCGTTTAAAATGGAAGCTTTTACAGACGAGCTTCCTACATCAAATCCCAGTAGATACATTTGTTATGATTGTTTTCTTGGTTTGTCATTACTATTCTGTTCTGTTATGTTTACCTACAATGATTCCCGAATGACCAGGTGGGTTGGAATCACCCTATCGAGCTTTTCATCGCCGGTTACAAAACCCGCAGCCGCTTCTCCCATCTTTACAAAATCGGTTGAAATAACCGTAATGCCTCCCATCACAAACTCTTTCATCGGGGTATCGTTATAGGACAAGATTCCAATATCTCTTCCCAACTGGAACTTCTTGCTGCGCACCTGCTTTAACAAGCTCCCCAGGTCAATATCCTCAAATACCAGATAGGCCCTTCCGACGGTCATCTCCAATTTCTTAACCTCTTTTACAACCGAAAATCGTAGACCTTTCTCCCTACAAAATCGCTCAATCGCCTCCACTGAATCGTAAGGGTGATACGTATATTCCGGATATACACACACAATTTCTTCGTACTTCTGCAGAAGATGTTGGCCTTCTTCCAGACACTGAGTGACTGAATCGCCAAAATCCTGGTAAACACGAGAGTGTTCCGATCCGGCATTTATCTTCCAGTCGATAACCAGCAGCCTGTCAGCTGGTATTTTCTTAATAATGCGGGATACATCAGGATGGTCGAAATTCATGACAATGTAGGTATTGTACTTACCTACACTGTTTTGGATAATACTCTCAAAAACATTGATGTTGTAGTGATGAAAATTCACATCGACCACGATATCTTCCGGAAGCGACTCTTTGAAAGATGAATACAAAACCTCCTTATAAGCCTTGAATGTATCGAGAAACAGAAACACACGCTGTTGATTGCTGGCCACGAAATATCCCTTATTAGGAATGGCTTCGACAATCCCCCGCTTTTTGAGCTCAGCATATGCTTTAAATACCGTATCCCGCGACATCGACGACTCCTTAATCAACTGATTCACCGACGGCAGGGCATCTCCTTCCTGTAAAGCTTTGCGGTTAATGGCATCAATCACAGCATCAACTAACTGCTGAAATTTCAGCACAGTCGAATCAGGATTCGGTGTAAACGAAAATTCATTCATAGGTTGAAATTTCACAACATCCATTCTGTTCTGTTGTGTTCTGCTAAATTAGATCAAATTTTCTTTCGAAAGCACAGATCAAAACATTTTTTACAGCATATATCGAAAACGGAATGTGGTAAAATTGGCTCAACCGCCTTTATTTACCTGAATAGATAAGAAATGTTAAAACCTCAGCACCAGTATAATTATATGTAAACAAACGGTCGGTTTCAGTCGTTTTCACATAAAGACGTCCCTACTTTAACCATCATGTCCTACTAAAAACCTTCAATCATGAAAACGAAAGCAATCATTCTGACGATTTTGATATCAGCAGGCATTCACCTGACTGCAAAAGCGCAGGAAAATGAGACCGATGGGAAAAAACCGGTGTTTGTTACCGGCATTGTATTTGACAGGAAAGAGATGAAGCCTCTTCCGGAAACGGTATTCATGGTGAACCATCAAAATAGTTCGATCACCGACGACGATGGGAAGTTTTCGTTCTGGGGCTCGCCGGGCGACACTATCACCGCCAGGTATGTAGGATACAAAGAGGTAAACATGGTTGTTCCGGATACCTTATCCGCTTCGGAATACCTGATGGGAGTTTTCATGTCACCCGATACCGTGCAGATTAAAGAGGTTATTATTTTCCCAAGAAACTACAACCTGATGAGTGAAATGAAGCAATTGCCGGTGGATGAGAAAAATCTGATGAATGCTCAACAGAATGTTGACTTGGGAACGGTTCAGGGATTGACCCGATCGCCAAAAACGTATGATGCTGACATGAATACCCGGAATACCATGCGAAAATACCAGATGCAGGCGGAATATAAAGGATTGAAAGTAAGTCCGGCAAACAGTGTGGGCATCTCAACCGGAACCATTACTCCGTCGAACTTTCTTTACGGAAAACCGATTCTTCACAAGGGAAAACTGAAAAAACAGGTCATTTCGAACAACGAACAAGACGTAGTTATTGGACGGTACCAGGCATATCTTGCCAAAAAGTGGAAAAAATATGATGAGATAAAGAAGGAAAAACAAAAAGAGGTGAATCCGAATTAATCATTCGTCATATTATCGATACACAAAAAAAGACCGCTCAGTGAATTGAACGGTCTTTCTTGTTTTTGGGAACCTATTTTGTCAACCGCGGACAAACAGAGCCTTGATGATCAACCATGCCATGTTCGGATTTTCTTTCAAACGGCGGGTTGAATAACCAAACCACTCCACTCCATAAGGTACGTAAACCCTCATGCGATGACCGGCACTCATGATGCGGCTGCGCAAATCAGGCGTTACTCCATACAACATCTGGAATTCGTATTTGTCCTTAGGTGTATTGTATTTCTCGAGTAATTCGAATGCTTTATCAACGAGATATTTGTCATGCGTAGCAATACCAACATAAATCCCGTTTTGCAACATGTACTCCAAATCCTCTAAATAGTGATCGCGAACTTCCTGGTATTTCTTGTAGGCAACTTCAACCGGCTCGACATAAATACCTTTGCACAACCGGAAATTCAGCGGAGCTTCTTCGGAATGCATATCCATCAGGTCGCGAACATCACTCAGCGTGCGACGCATATACGACTGAACAACCAATCCTACACGGGTAGGAAATTCAGCTTTCAACCGACGGAAAATCTCAACTTCAGCGTCTGTGCAGGTGGAATCTTCCATGTCTACCCGGATAAAGGAATCACACTCATCCGCTGCGGCAACAATTTCACGGATATTCTGGTAACAACTCTCCTTGTCGAGCAACAAGCCGAACATCGACGGTTTTACCGAGAAATTACCATCAATCTTCTCGTCGGTAAACCGCTTGATAAGCTCGATATACTGTTTCTTGTTCTCAGTGGCTTCTGATAATTCTTTGATATACTCACCCAAAATATCAACAGTCACCATGGTCTGTTCAGCATTCAGTTTTCTCGATTCCCGAAGTGCATCTTCAATATTTTCACCAGCAATGTAACGTTTGGAGAAAATCCAGACCAACTTTTTAGGCATGTAAGGCAGGATTCCTGCTATCATTTTATTGAACATAGTCGTAATAGTACTAGTTAGAAATTTTTA
This Prolixibacter sp. NT017 DNA region includes the following protein-coding sequences:
- a CDS encoding OmpP1/FadL family transporter, whose product is MKNRLSKSLLLGLVFLLGSGAAFATDGYFSPGYGTISSGFAGAGTAFYETSLIGGNPAGNVFNSSELSFGIGLFNPNRQYTITGSPSGYQGTFGLTPGTVKSDSKLFIMPNIGKNWKLNENNALTLSIYGNGGMNTNYPTQTFYDQNSDHTGVNLMQMYVDLAYSFKLGEKHSLGISALLGAQSFEAKGLASFAPFSTDAAKLSGNGTDYSAGVGFKVGYMGELFNGFWLGAKYQSKIYMGAFKDYAGLFAEQGKFEIPSNWSVGVAYHLCSDFTVLADVKQINYTSSKSVSNPMMTATGMNPLGSDNGAGFGWKDMTIYKVGFNYTGIDTWTLRAGYSYGKQPIPASEVMFNILAPAVNESHIALGFSKKINEKGNALNFAFNYALNNKVSGPNPMEVPGQQTIELEMNQLYFEIGFTF
- a CDS encoding proline dehydrogenase family protein — its product is MPKKLVWIFSKRYIAGENIEDALRESRKLNAEQTMVTVDILGEYIKELSEATENKKQYIELIKRFTDEKIDGNFSVKPSMFGLLLDKESCYQNIREIVAAADECDSFIRVDMEDSTCTDAEVEIFRRLKAEFPTRVGLVVQSYMRRTLSDVRDLMDMHSEEAPLNFRLCKGIYVEPVEVAYKKYQEVRDHYLEDLEYMLQNGIYVGIATHDKYLVDKAFELLEKYNTPKDKYEFQMLYGVTPDLRSRIMSAGHRMRVYVPYGVEWFGYSTRRLKENPNMAWLIIKALFVRG
- the xylA gene encoding xylose isomerase — translated: MEILKGKKAYFPEIGQVKFEGPDSRNPLAFKWYDENRVVAGKTLKEHLRFAVAYWHTFCGEGGDPFGPGTKVFPWATAQNPMDVAREKLDAAFEFITKINAPFYCFHDTDLVGDGSVFEIEKRLAQLLPEMKAKQEASGVKLLWGTANVFSNPRYMNGAATNPDFNVLTNVATQIKNAIDATIELGGTNYVFWGGREGYMSLHNTDTRRELDHLGQFLTMARDYARKNGFEGTFLIEPKPMEPTKHQYDYDSQTVIGFLRQHNLDKDFKLNIEVNHATLAGHSFTHELRMAADANMLGSIDANKGDYQNGWDTDEFPTNIYEVTEAMMEIIQAGGFTNGGINFDAKLRRNSTDLEDIFIAHVSGMDTFARGLIIADKILNESDYLERRKQRYASFDSGKGAEFEAGKLTLEQLREVASEVGEPEQISGKQELFEQMINWYI
- a CDS encoding xylulokinase; amino-acid sequence: MYLLGFDVGSSSVKASILNGETGEIVSSAFYPKKEMAITAKQAGWAEQEPSGWWENLKLATQEAMQVGNVSANAIGAIGISYQMHGLVLVDKHQEVLRPSIIWCDSRASEIGQNAFEKLGEERCLADLLNSPGNFTAAKLKWVKENEPELFGRIDKFMLPGDYIGMKMTGEVRTTISGLSEGIFWNFRENGLSEMLMKEFGFQDNLAAELVPTFGIQGLVTDKAAKELGIKAGIPVAYRAGDQPNNALSLNVLQPGEIATTAGTSGVVYGVSDTVKYDPLSRVNSFAHVNHSETANRLGVLLCINGTGILNSWLNRHVGNETLSYPEMNDLAAQVPVGSDGVSVLPFGNGAERVLENKEIGAQISGLNFNIHDRRHLFRAAQEGIVFSFRYGMDIMKEMGIDAKVIRAGKANMFLSPVFRETLANISGATIELYNTDGSVGAARGAGIGAGYYSGFEEAFSGLKRLEVVEPDQSKVEATEAAYQKWLDTLNRFI
- a CDS encoding GntR family transcriptional regulator, which gives rise to MNEFSFTPNPDSTVLKFQQLVDAVIDAINRKALQEGDALPSVNQLIKESSMSRDTVFKAYAELKKRGIVEAIPNKGYFVASNQQRVFLFLDTFKAYKEVLYSSFKESLPEDIVVDVNFHHYNINVFESIIQNSVGKYNTYIVMNFDHPDVSRIIKKIPADRLLVIDWKINAGSEHSRVYQDFGDSVTQCLEEGQHLLQKYEEIVCVYPEYTYHPYDSVEAIERFCREKGLRFSVVKEVKKLEMTVGRAYLVFEDIDLGSLLKQVRSKKFQLGRDIGILSYNDTPMKEFVMGGITVISTDFVKMGEAAAGFVTGDEKLDRVIPTHLVIRESL
- a CDS encoding carboxypeptidase-like regulatory domain-containing protein is translated as MKTKAIILTILISAGIHLTAKAQENETDGKKPVFVTGIVFDRKEMKPLPETVFMVNHQNSSITDDDGKFSFWGSPGDTITARYVGYKEVNMVVPDTLSASEYLMGVFMSPDTVQIKEVIIFPRNYNLMSEMKQLPVDEKNLMNAQQNVDLGTVQGLTRSPKTYDADMNTRNTMRKYQMQAEYKGLKVSPANSVGISTGTITPSNFLYGKPILHKGKLKKQVISNNEQDVVIGRYQAYLAKKWKKYDEIKKEKQKEVNPN
- the xylE gene encoding D-xylose transporter XylE, with product MKSNKGSATYIFALTLVATLGGLLFGYDTAVISGATGALKSFFITPLYSDPALAAQVILEYKFIVSLCLVIVAVLLGSFLVKLYGSKKGGIYMAVLAIVAILIWYFRFWAQPNELTEGMANAINGFTISSALVGCIIGGSLGGYISQTLGRRNGMMLAAFLFTLSAIGSAIPDKMNFLGFELVSSFIFYRVVGGIGVGLASMIVPMYIAEIAPAGIRGKLVSWNQFAIIFGMLVVYFVNYAIASQGNDTWLDTIGWRWMFASETIPAGLFFFLLFIVPESPRYLVMADKDAQAEKVLNRLVGVSQSKSVLQDIKKTLVERKAPWLSFGGLVIIIGVFISIFQQFVGINVVLYYAPEIFRNMGSGTDTSLLQTIIVGAVNLTFTVVAILTVDKLGRKPLMIIGAVGMAFSMLALGLMFYIGNVGIAALIFMLLYTASFAVSWGPVAWVMLAEIFPNSIRGAMSIAVAAQWVANLIVSWTFPIMNDSTALTNTFHHGFAYWIYGIMGILAAVFMWKVVPETKGRTLEEMEGLWGRKHHSQSSGE